A DNA window from Pogona vitticeps strain Pit_001003342236 chromosome 2, PviZW2.1, whole genome shotgun sequence contains the following coding sequences:
- the QRICH1 gene encoding transcriptional regulator QRICH1, giving the protein MNNSLENTISFEEYIRVKARSIPQHRMKEFLDSLASKGPEALQEFQQTAATTTMVYQQGGNCIYTDSTEVAGSLLELACPVTTSVQQQTQQEQQIQVQQPQQVQVQVQVQQSPQQVSTQQLSPQLTVHQSTEQPIQVQVQIQGQAQQQASQTIQGQALQSPSPSQLQAAQIQVQHVQTAQQIQGAEIQEEHIQHQQIQAQLVAGQGIAGGQQIQIQTVGALSPPPPQQGSPREGERRISTASVLQPVKKRKVDMPITVSYAISGQPVATVLAIPQGQQQSYVSLRPDLLTVDSAHLYSATGTITSPTGETWTIPVYSAQPRGDLQQQNITHIAIPQEAYNAVHVSGSPTTLATVKLEDDKDKMVGGTSVVKNSHEEVVQTLANSLFPAQFMNGNIHIPVAVQAVAGTYQNTAQTVHIWDPQQQQQQSTPQEQGQQQQQQLQVTCSAQTVQVAEVEQQPQPQPSPELLLPHSLKPEEGLEVWKSWAQTKNAELEKESQNRLAPIGRRQLLRFQEDLISSAVAELNYGLCLMTREARNTEGEPYDPDVLYYIFLCIQKYLFENGRVDDIFSDLYYVRFTEWLHEVLKDVQPRVTPLGYVLPSHVTEEMLWECKQLGAHSPATLLTTLMFFNTKYFLLKTVDQHMKLAFSKVLRQTKKNPSNPKDKSTSIRYLKALGIHQAGQKVTDDMYAEQTENPENPLRCPIKLYDFYLFKCPQSVKGRNDTFYLTPEPVVAPNSPIWYSIQPISREQMEQMLTRILVIREIQEAIAVANVSTMH; this is encoded by the exons ATGAATAATTCCTTGGAGAACACCATTTCCTTTGAAGAATATATTCGTGTGAAAGCTCGATCAATCCCCCAGCATAGGATGAAGGAGTTCCTGGACTCCCTTGCCTCCAAAGGCCCTGAAGCCTTACAGGAGTTTCAGCAGACCGCTGCTACCACCACTATGGTATATCAGCAAGGTGGAAACTGTATTTATACAGATAGCACAGAAGTGGCAGGATCTTTGCTTGAACTTGCTTGTCCTGTTACAACAAGTGTCCAGCAGCAAACCCAGCAAGAGCAGCAAATACAGGTGCAGCAACCCCAACAAGTTCAg GTGCAAGTGCAAGTTCAGCAATCCCCTCAACAGGTCTCCACCCAGCAACTCTCTCCCCAGCTCACGGTTCACCAATCAACTGAGCAGCCAATCCAGGTCCAGGTCCAGATCCAGGGCCAGGCACAGCAACAGGCATCCCAGACAATACAGGGTCAAGCACTTCAGAGTCCCAGCCCTTCTCAGTTGCAGGCGGCTCAGATCCAAGTGCAACATGTGCAGACTGCTCAGCAAATCCAGGGTGCGGAAATACAGGAGGAACATATACAGCATCAGCAGATTCAGGCACAGCTTGTGGCAGGACAAGGTATTGCTGGGGGCCAGCAGATCCAGATCCAGACAGTTGGAGCCCTTTCGCCTCCTCCACCTCAGCAGGGCTCACCACGGGAAGGCGAGCGAAGGATCAGCACTGCCAGCGTCCTCCAGCCAGTAAAGAAGCGCAAAGTGGATATGCCTATTACTGTGTCGTATGCTATTTCAGGGCAACCAGTTGCCACAGTCCTGGCCATCCCCCAAGGTCAGCAGCAGAGTTATGTATCCTTAAGGCCGGACTTGTTAACGGTGGATAGTGCCCACCTCTATAGTGCCACTGGGACCATAACCAGCCCTACCGGGGAGACTTGGACCATCCCTGTTTACTCTGCACAACCACGGGGTGACCTACAGCAGCAAAACATCACCCATATTGCCATCCCCCAGGAGGCCTACAATGCCGTCCACGTGAGTGGCTCCCCAACAACTCTGGCCACCGTGAAGCTGGAAGATGACAAGGATAAGATGGTGGGAGGCACATCAGTAGTGAAAAACTCTCATGAGGAAGTGGTGCAAACTCTCGCCAACTCCCTTTTTCCAGCACAGTTTATGAATGGCAATATCCACATTCCAGTGGCAGTGCAAGCAGTGGCAGGGACCTACCAGAATACAGCCCAGACAGTTCATATATGGGACccgcagcaacaacagcagcagtccACACCACAGGAGCAgggacagcaacaacaacagcagctccAAGTTACTTGTTCA gctcaAACTGTTCAAGTTGCAGAAGTTGAGCAGCAGCCACAGCCTCAGCCTTCTCCCGAACTCCTCCTTCCACACTCTCTGAAGCCAGAGGAAGGACTAGAAGTGTGGAAGAGCTGGGCACAGACTAAAAACGCTGAGCTGGagaaagaatcacagaatagGCTTGCACCTATTGGCA GACGTCAGCTGTTGAGATTCCAGGAAGATCTCATATCTTCAGCTGTAGCAGAATTGAATTATGGACTATGCTTAATGACTCGTGAAGCTCGAAACACTGAAGGCGAGCCTTATGATCCAGATGTTTTATACTACATTTTCCTATGTATTCAAAAG TATCTATTTGAAAATGGACGAGTTGATGATATCTTCTCTGATCTGTATTATGTACGGTTCACTGAGTGGCTACATGAAGTTCTCAAAGATGTGCAGCCCCGGGTCACTCCTCTtg GCTATGTTCTTCCAAGCCATGTGACAGAAGAAATGTTATGGGAGTGCAAGCAGCTAGGAGCTCACTCCCCTGCCACCTTGCTGACTACTCTTATGTTTTTCAACACAAA ATACTTCCTATTGAAAACAGTAGACCAGCATATGAAGCTGGCCTTTTCAAAAGTCTTGAGACAAACAAAGAAGAACCCTTCCAATCCCAAGGATAAGAGCACGAGCATCCGATATCTGAAGGCACTTGGCATACACCAAGCTGGTCAGAAAG TTACAGATGACATGTATGCAGAGCAGACGGAGAACCCAGAGAATCCCTTAAGGTGTCCTATAAAGCTCTATGACTTCTACCTCTTCAAATG CCCTCAGAGTGTGAAAGGCCGGAATGACACATTTTATTTAACTCCTGAACCAGTGGTGGCTCCCAACAGCCCAATCTGGTATTCGATCCAGCCAATCAGTCGAGAGCAAATGGAGCAGATGCTTACCCGAATTCTAGTGATACGAGAGATTCAGGAAGCTATTGCCGTGGCAAATGTCAGCACCATGCACTAA